GTTCGCCCTGGGACTCTGAGGGGGCATatgtcccaggcctctctcctgacTCTAATGGTGCTGGCAGTCCTTGGTGTCCCCTAGCCTGTAGACACATCACCCCATCTCTGCATCCGTTATCACGTGGTCTTTCCCTGGGTGTCTGTCTTCTCTTATAGGGACACtcatcattggatttagggcccatggGGATAATCCGGGAAGAGGGCATCCCAAGATCCTTAACCCAGTCACATCTGCGAAGACTGCAAAGTCTCTTCTTCCAGATAAGGTCCATTCGCCAGTCCCAGGGCTGTGGATGTCTCTTCGTGGAGATGAAGAGACCACCTCGCCTGTGGGGGCCGCCCTCAGCCAGCGTGTGGGAGCTAGCAGCTCTCTCCGCTTTACTGGAAGCCTCCAGGCGCGGAGAGGATGATGCAGGGCCCGACTCAGTGTCTTCTGCTCTGAGGCAGGGGGATGTGCCTGGGGCAGTGCTGTGCGCCCTTTTGGTGAAACTCAAAACCAGAAGTCCCGGGAGTGTCCCCAGTCTGCCCACCGGGGCTTCCAGAACAGGGTTCTGAGAAGGGTGACAGTGCTTCCTCTTTGTGTGTTCCAGGTCTGGGGGAGACCCAGGGGCCCGGTGACCTTCGCATCGTGAGCGTCCCGCCCGGCCCTCCCCGTGGAGGCCTCGCGGGGGGCGTCCTGAGCGCGCAGCGGAGATGTCCAACCCCTTCCTGAAGCAGGTCTTCAACAAGGACAAGACCTTCCGGCCCAAGCGCAAGTTCGAGCCGGGCACCCAGCGTTTCGAGCTGCACAAGAAGGCGCAGGCTTCGCTGAATGCGGGGCTAGACCTGAAGCTGGCCGTGCAGCTGCCCGCCGGCGAGGAGCTCAACGACTGGGTGGCCGTGCACGTGGTCGACTTCTTCAACCGCGTCAACCTCATCTATGGCACCATCAGTGACGGCTGCACCGAGCGCTCCTGCCCCATCATGTCAGGCGGCCCCAAGTATGAGTACCGCTGGCAGGACGAGCACAGGTTCCGGCGGCCCACGGCACTGTCGGCCCCCCGGTACATGGACCTGCTCATGGACTGGATCGAGGTGCAGATCAACAATGAGGACGTCTTCCCCACCAACGTCGGTGAGTCTCTGcacttttatgttctttttttttttttaattttatttttctttatttatttttggttgcattgggtatttgttgctgcgcgcaggctccctctagttgtggcgagccggggctactcttcg
This genomic interval from Phocoena sinus isolate mPhoSin1 chromosome 3, mPhoSin1.pri, whole genome shotgun sequence contains the following:
- the MOB3A gene encoding MOB kinase activator 3A, with translation MSNPFLKQVFNKDKTFRPKRKFEPGTQRFELHKKAQASLNAGLDLKLAVQLPAGEELNDWVAVHVVDFFNRVNLIYGTISDGCTERSCPIMSGGPKYEYRWQDEHRFRRPTALSAPRYMDLLMDWIEVQINNEDVFPTNVGTPFPKNFLQVVKKILSRLFRVFVHVYIHHFDRIAQLGSEAHVNTCYKHFYYFVTEFGLIDTKELEPLKEMTARMCH